One genomic window of Equus caballus isolate H_3958 breed thoroughbred chromosome 6, TB-T2T, whole genome shotgun sequence includes the following:
- the OR9K2R gene encoding olfactory receptor family 9 subfamily K member 2R, with product MGDRRTSNHSEGTDFTLVGFTVRPELHIFLFLLFLLVYAMILLGNVGMMAIIMTDPRLNTPMYFFLGNLSFIDLFYSSVIAPKAMINFWSESKSISFAGCVTQLFLFTLFIVTEGFLLAAMAYDRFVAICNPLLYSVRMSTRLCTQLVAGSYFCGCVDGVLLSSMTFTLPFCASRAINHFYCDYRPVQRISCSDLYIHKILSFVLCSIIILPTITVIIVSYMYIVSTVLKIRSTEGRKKAFSTCSSHLGVVSILYGAVTFMYFIPDRFPELSKVASLCYTLVTPMLNPLIYSLRNKDVKEALRMVLGKKNVFA from the coding sequence ATGGGTGACAGGAGAACAAGCAATCACTCAGAAGGGACCGACTTCACTCTTGTAGGCTTCACGGTCCGCCCAGAGCTCcacatcttcctcttcctgctaTTTCTGCTCGTCTATGCCATGATCCTTCTAGGGAATGTTGGGATGATGGCCATTATAATGACTGATCCCCGGCTGAACACACCAATGTATTTCTTCCTAGGCAACCTCTCCTTCATTGATCTCTTCTACTCATCTGTTATTGCACCCAAGGCTATGATCAACTTCTGGTCTGAGAGCAAGTCCATCTCCTTTGCAGGCTGTGTGACCCAGCTCTTTCTCTTTACCCTCTTCATTGTAACTGAGGGATTTCTTCTGGCAGCCATGGCTTATGACCGCTTTGTTGCCATCTGCAACCCACTCCTCTACTCTGTTCGGATGTCAACACGTCTCTGCACTCAGTTGGTGGCTGGTTCCTATTTTTGTGGCTGCGTTGATGGAGTTCTTCTGAGCAGCATGACATTTACTTTACCTTTTTGTGCTTCTCGGGCCATCAACCACTTTTACTGTGATTACCGTCCAGTTCAGAGGATTTCTTGTTCTGATCTCTACATTCATAAGatcctttcttttgtcttatgTAGCATTATTATTTTGCCTACCATAACTGTCATTATTGTGTCCTATATGTATATTGTGTCCACAGTGCTAAAAATACGCTCCACTGAGGGACGTAAGAAAGCCTTCTCCACATGCAGCTCTCACCTAGGAGTTGTGAGTATACTGTATGGTGCTGTCACCTTTATGTATTTTATCCCTGACAGATTTCCTGAGCTCAGTAAGGTGGCCTCCTTATGTTACACCTTAGTCACTCCCATGTTGAATCCTCTGATTTACTCTCTGAGAAATAAAGATGTCAAAGAAGCTCTGAGAATggtcctggggaaaaaaaatgtttttgcttgA